The Paenibacillus sp. RUD330 genome has a segment encoding these proteins:
- a CDS encoding sugar phosphate isomerase/epimerase, protein MRLGGQVFLEEMNAESWSEAMAEAGFRAAPCPVDGKDLEEVDDYVKAAGRRDILISEVGAWSNPISRDEETRSRAAAYCIERLKLAEHIGAGCCVNIAGSRGGQWDGPDPDNFSSETFELIVETTRGIIDAVKPERTVFALEMMPWVFPDSADSYLDLIRAIDRPGFGVHFDPVNIISSPRAYYRNGELIEDFFRKLGPHIRNCHAKDIRLGGKLTVHLDEVIPGTGALDYRIFLTELNKLHPDTTLIIEHLSTNEDYRQAAAYIRGVAAEFGIRL, encoded by the coding sequence TTTCTGGAGGAGATGAACGCGGAGAGCTGGTCAGAGGCGATGGCGGAAGCGGGTTTCCGCGCCGCCCCCTGCCCCGTGGACGGCAAAGACCTTGAGGAGGTCGACGATTACGTGAAGGCTGCGGGCAGGCGCGACATTCTCATCTCCGAGGTCGGCGCCTGGAGCAATCCCATCAGCCGGGATGAGGAGACGCGGAGCCGGGCGGCCGCTTATTGCATCGAGCGGCTGAAGCTTGCGGAGCATATCGGCGCGGGCTGCTGCGTCAATATCGCCGGATCGCGGGGCGGGCAATGGGACGGCCCCGATCCGGACAACTTCAGCAGCGAGACATTCGAGCTGATCGTCGAGACGACCCGCGGCATCATCGACGCCGTGAAGCCGGAGCGGACCGTATTCGCCCTGGAGATGATGCCCTGGGTATTCCCGGACTCCGCGGATTCCTATCTGGATCTGATCCGGGCGATCGACCGACCCGGATTCGGCGTGCATTTCGATCCCGTCAACATCATCTCCAGCCCCCGCGCCTATTATCGGAACGGGGAGCTGATCGAGGACTTCTTCCGGAAGCTGGGGCCTCATATCCGCAATTGCCATGCCAAGGATATCCGGCTCGGCGGCAAGCTGACCGTGCATCTGGACGAGGTCATCCCGGGCACGGGAGCGCTGGACTACCGGATCTTCCTGACGGAGCTGAACAAGCTTCATCCCGATACAACGCTGATCATCGAGCATCTGTCGACCAACGAGGACTATCGGCAGGCAGCCGCCTATATCCGCGGCGTGGCCGCGGAGTTTGGAATCCGGCTCTGA